A stretch of the Panicum virgatum strain AP13 chromosome 9N, P.virgatum_v5, whole genome shotgun sequence genome encodes the following:
- the LOC120689030 gene encoding uncharacterized protein At5g08430-like yields MQQKGFCTSCLNKAILIEKNTDIDPRWVQSDFSKAEIEEILFKDYWEDVQDREHLKLLKMLEEAHFILNKKLDLNRSNSEKFPDKDHMSDTNIFAENAAIEKTIPLDSKGEQNKVITSLKDKSNKKTYTGWGSEELMRFLSSSGKDTSKSLDEDEIVGVIMAYIKKKNLFKNNKKKSFLCDEKLHLLFGRRKVGCESIRKFLAVHLAANSVSEDEIFYGSEDDDVPITKKKPRVDGSEDDDDDGLIMKKKPRNSMDLKIVKRFSQRNKRCFASLNENNIKLIYLRRSLVIDLLNHPDTFDQKVVGCFVRVKNAPIVHKYEMPKNPYQLGLVTGIKKSSEEYKMKDTCTDILLCVTGLWDDVKISMLSDEDFTQEECNDLVSSVKNGLLEKPTIAALEEVATVHKDIENHVSALRNQ; encoded by the exons ATGCAGCAAAAAGGATTTTGCACCAGCTGCTTGAACAAGGCTATCCTGATTGAGAAGAATACTGATATTGATCCTCGTTGG GTACAGAGTGATTTCAGCAAGGCAGAGATAGaagaaattttgtttaaagaCTACTGGGAAGACGTTCAAGACAGAGAACATTTGAAATTGCTGAAAATGCTGGAAGAAGCTCATTTTATTCTTAACAAAAAGCTTGACCTTAATAGATCAAATTCAGAGAAATTTCCAGATAAAGATCACATGTCAGATACAAATATATTTGCTGAAAATGCTGCCATTGAAAAAACAATTCCTTTGGACTCTAAGGGAGAACAGAATAAAGTGATCACATCACTGAAGGACAAGTCAAACAAGAAAACATATACTGGTTGGGGTTCTGAAGAGTTAATGCGATTCTTGTCAAGTTCTGGAAAGGACACATCAAAATCTCTTGATGAAGATGAAATTGTTGGAGTTATCATGGCGTACATCAAAAAGAAGAATTTGTTCAAGAATAATAAGAAAAAGTCTTTCTTGTGTGATGAAAAGTTGCACCTTTTGTTTGGGAGAAGAAAAGTGGGTTGCGAAAGTATCCGTAAGTTTCTAGCAGTTCATCTAGCTGCAAATTCTGTTTCAGAGGATGAAATTTTTTATGGTTCTGAAGATGATGATGTTCCAATTACAAAAAAGAAACCTCGTGTTGATGGTtctgaagatgatgatgatgatggtcttaTTATGAAAAAGAAACCTCGAAATAGTATGGACTTGAAGATTGTTAAGAGGTTTTCACAAAGAAACAAGAGATGTTTTGCATCTCTTAATGAGAATAACATAAAGCTTATTTATCTGAGAAGATCTTTAGTTATCGATCTCTTGAATCATCCAGACACATTTGATCAGAAAGTTGTTGGATGTTTTGTCAGAGTCAAGAATGCCCCCATAGTTCACAAGTACGAAATGCCTAAAAATCCATACCAGCTTGGGCTGGTGacag GCATCAAGAAATCTTCAGAAGAATACAAGATGAAAGACACATGTACCGATATTCTCTTATGTGTTACTGGTTTGTGGGATGATGTCAAGATCTCAATGCTCTCCGATGAGGACTTTACGCAG GAGGAATGTAATGATCTTGTTTCTTCAGTGAAAAATGGACTTCTGGAAAAGCCTACAATT GCTGCACTGGAAGAGGTGGCAACTGTACATAAGGACATAGAAAATCATGTAAGTGCACTCAGAAATCAATAG